A portion of the Thunnus maccoyii chromosome 20, fThuMac1.1, whole genome shotgun sequence genome contains these proteins:
- the pagr1 gene encoding PAXIP1-associated glutamate-rich protein 1 isoform X2 — MQAEATDSSLREGIEALGVKDTEKPAAGKEEEGTTEQQDTEMTAATEEDSATKEEKDGETDAVEGDVNKEEPKADAVVDGEEGKQAAEVDGEWELAYSDEEMEDPKNWMPPPAEIKRLYELLAKGEMLELNFVPLRRRPPTPEHTPSPERDDEEDEAEERERKERERKPPTPTEFDFDEEQMQATPKNAFINRRRTPGSSARSSVKREARLDKVLSDMKRHRKIEEHILRTGRDLFKTEKKLEEALSPNSQKEREKERERDSNPNTIFSPRQRRY, encoded by the exons ATGCAGGCTGAGGCCACTGACTCGTCGCTGAGAGAGGGCATAGAGGCTCTGGGTGTGAAGGACACAGAAAAACCTGCCgcaggaaaagaggaagagggcaCCACAGAGCAACAGgacactgaaatgacagctgcaACAGAGGAGGACTCAGCAACCAAGGAAGAGAAAG atggagagacagatgCAGTGGAAGGAGACGTAAACAAGGAGGAACCTAAGGCTGATGCGGTGGTCGACGGTGAGGAGGGAAAGCAGGCAGCGGAAGTTGACGGTGAATGGGAGCTGGCGTACAGTGACGAGGAAATGGAGGACCCCAAAAACTGGATGCCTCCTCCTGCTGAGATCAAAAGACTCTATGAGCTCCTTGCTAAAGGGGAGATGCTGGAATTGAACTTTGTGCCCCTTCGTAGGAGGCCGCCTACCCCTGAACATACCCCCTCACCCGAAAGagatgatgaggaagatgaggcagaggaaagggagaggaaagagagggagcgcAA gccTCCAACTCCAACTGAGTTTGACTTTGATGAGGAGCAAATGCAAGCCACTCCAAAAAATGCCTTCATCAACAGACGCAGAACACCAG gATCCTCAGCTCGCTCCTCTGTCAAACGGGAAGCCCGGCTGGACAAAGTACTCTCGGACATGAAGCGCCACCGCAAAATTGAGGAGCACATCCTGCGCACGGGGCGAGATCTCTTCAAGACGGAGAAGAAGCTGGAGGAGGCCCTGTCTCCTAACAGTCAGAAGGAGcgggagaaggagagggaacGAGACAGCAACCCCAACACTATCTTCTCCCCGAGACAGAGGAGATACTGA
- the prrt2 gene encoding trafficking regulator of GLUT4 1 isoform X1 — protein sequence MAVNMMPAPAIWPGEEQPSLLDQEGSLSSQAPVSVPCPDVRGEQLIHSGSPDSTRPPRSKSKGELVIVINEKLKNSNGIHPAPADTASPVISSPPRRQHSISYPHHSKTRKGSRASSIGYTAFSPRPSLSRHSSIATNPPLDRTKVKDYLLLSVLACFCPVWPINIVGFVYSIMSKNSLEQGNLDGAVRLGRVAKMLSMVSLVGGTVIIIACIVNLASECPKSDL from the exons ATGGCTGTGAACATGATGCCAGCTCCCGCCATCTGGCCAGGGGAGGAACAACCGTCGCTGCTGGATCAGGAGGGCTCTCTGTCGAGCCAAGCCCCCGTCTCCGTGCCGTGCCCGGATGTCAGAGGTGAACAGCTCATCCACAGCGGCAGCCCGGACAGCACGAGACCCCCCCGCAGCAAATCCAAAGGAGAGCTAGTCATAGTCATCAACGAGAAACTGAAGAACA GTAACGGGATCCACCCGGCGCCCGCGGACACCGCCTCTCCtgtcatctcctctcctccgaGAAGACAACACTCCATCTCCTACCCCCATCACAGCAAGACCAGGAAGGGAAGCAGGGCGAGCTCCATCGGCTACACCGCCTTTTCGCCCAGGCCGTCGCTCTCTCGTCACTCCAGCATCGCCACCAACCCACCCTTGGACCGGACCAAGGTTAAAGACTACCTCCTCCTGTCCGTGCTGGCCTGCTTCTGCCCTGTCTGGCCTATCAACATTGTGGGATTTGTCTACTCAATCATG TCCAAGAACAGTCTCGAGCAGGGAAACCTGGATGGCGCAGTGCGTCTGGGACGTGTGGCCAAGATGCTCTCCATGGTGTCACTAGTAGGAGGGACGGTCATTATCATCGCCTGCATTGTCAACCTGGCCAGTGAGTGTCCCAAATCTGACCTATAA
- the tlcd3bb gene encoding ceramide synthase has protein sequence MLTILAAGSVFFPGLFLLSKQCLKSIPALRWSEGDAVIVSARLVSSVQAVMASSAGYIIASSCNDILEDQHWLTSSYIMFAVPYFVYDIYAMFMCYWYKLRVKGHEEASAAPQQMSTALTSYLRREFLMVLHHVVMVTVCFPVSVFWRQGKGDYFQGIMFMAELSTPSVCLGKILIQYKQQHTLLHKVNGALMLITFFVCRVLLFPYLYYVYGRYASIPFHMVPLSVPWHCNLGAALLMAPQLYWFSLICRGALRLFTGSSRSQTPRATSSAPKERQTDDNALPQPANGYSSRSTEPELATH, from the exons ATGCTGACCATCCTAGCTGCTGGGTCTGTGTTCTTTCCAGGCCTTTTCCTTCTGTCCAAACAATGCCTGAAGTCCATCCCAGCACTGAGGTGGAGCGAAGGAGATGCAGTCATCGTATCTGCCAG GTTGGTGTCGTCAGTTCAGGCAGTCATGGCTTCTTCAGCTGGCTACATTATTGCTTCTTCCTGCAATGACATCCTCGAGGACCA GCACTGGCTGACCAGCTCTTACATCATGTTTGCCGTTCCCTACTTCGTATACGACATCTACGCAATGTTCATGTGCTACTGGTACAAGCTACGGGTCAAAGGGCACGAGGAGGCATCGGCAGCGCCCCAGCAAATGAGCACGGCACTGACCAGCTACTTGCGCCGCGAGTTCCTCATGGTGCTGCACCACGTTGTCATGGTCACCGTCTGCTTCCCTGTTTCTGTG tTTTGGCGACAAGGAAAGGGAGATTATTTCCAGGGTATAATGTTCATGGCTGAGCTCAGCACTCCATCTGTCTGCTTAGGAAAAATACTCATCCAG TACAAACAGCAACACACTCTCCTGCACAAAGTGAATGGGGCTCTTATGCTGATCACTTTTTTCGTCTGTCGAGTCCTCCTCTTCCCTTACCTCTACTACGTCTATGGAAG GTATGCGTCCATTCCGTTCCACATGGTTCCCCTGTCGGTGCCCTGGCACTGTAACCTCGGTGCTGCTCTGCTCATGGCTCCCCAGCTCTATTGGTTTTCCCTAATTTGCAGAGGCGCCCTGCGACTATTCACAGGCTCCTCCCGCTCTCAGACGCCACGCGCGACCTCTTCCGCGCCCAAGGAGCGCCAGACGGATGACAACGCGCTGCCCCAGCCCGCCAACGGCTACAGCTCGCGCTCCACAGAGCCCGAGCTGGCCACTCACTGA
- the kif22 gene encoding kinesin-like protein KIF22 → MAQRVAVPDGGSKKTSRVRVAVRLRPYMGKQDEKGEGPCVRGLDSQNLEIINWRNATETVKYHFDVFHGEQTTQQEVFLSSVKPILPHILNGQNASVFAYGPTGAGKTHTMLGSSEEPGVIPRAVREVFNLVRAKDEEEGWDYSIGMSYLEIYNEKVLDLLSPSSHDLPIREDKDKNILIPGLTHTTISSFSDFDKHFVPASLNRTTASTKLNQRSSRSHAILLIKVVRTRQALPHRQQIGKLYLVDLAGSEDNRRTGNQGIRLKESGAINLSLFTLSKVVDSLNSGTAIRVPYRDSKLTRLLQDSLGGSAHSVMITNIAPEYKYYFDTFTALNFAAKSKLIVNKPFTRETVAVLPVKRAREDHEAGGSGTEPQKKRQKEDKKTEQYGSSPHSLSEPSVMDRLIALEKQMMSCKDKDRVNMLKDVAQYRKEIQELKEKQREFESKTKLLSRLAGEKSSTSQEPSFKKKMAPLERGSSTASKANKQQAVVQPLQVSQQLAVVKKQSVCVKKKEKRLSDQVEPPDGKENKMQNGWESQLDTSVLEQSRQKILQILNTGSLKDLKGLQQIGVKKAKLILGWREIHGDFTKVEDLIKVEGMTEKRFSTFMKANILSALGM, encoded by the exons ATGGCTCAGCGAGTAGCGGTACCAGACGGAGGGAGCAAGAAGACATCCAGGGTTCGGGTAGCTGTTCGTCTACGACCCTACATGGGCAAACAAGATGAGAAAGGCGAGGGCCCGTGTGTGAGAGGCCTGGACTCCCAGAACCTGGAGATAATCAACTGGAGGAATGCTACAGAAACAGTGAAATACCA TTTCGACGTTTTTCATGGTGAGCAAACAACACAGCAAGAGGTTTTCCTCTCATCAGTGAAGCCTATTTTACCGCACATACTGAATGGACAAAATGCTAGTGTCTTCGCCTACGGACCAACAGGAGCTG GTAAGACCCACACCATGTTGGGCAGTTCAGAGGAGCCAGGCGTGATCCCTCGAGCCGTTCGTGAGGTCTTCAATCTAGTCAGAGCtaaggatgaggaggagggatggGACTACAGCATTGGCATGTCTTATTTGGAAATTTACAATGAGAAG GTTCTAGATCTTTTATCGCCGAGCTCCCATGATCTACCAATCCGAGAGGACAAGGACAAAAACATCCTTATCCCTGGCCTCACTCACACAACAATCTCCTCCTTCTCCGACTTTGACAAACACTTTGTCCCCGCTAGTCTCAATCGTACTACAGCCTCGACCAAACTGAACCAGCGCTCCAGCCGCAGCCATGCTATCCTCCTCATCAAG GTTGTGCGGACTCGGCAAGCTCTGCCCCACCGACAACAGATTGGCAAGCTGTACTTGGTGGACCTGGCCGGGTCTGAGGACAACCGCCGCACTGGCAACCAGGGCATCCGCCTGAAGGAAAGCGGCgccatcaacctgtctctctTTACTCTCAGCAAAGTGGTGGACTCTCTTAACTCTGGCACAGCCATCCGTGTGCCGTACAGAGACAGTAAACTCACACGGCTGCTACAGGACTCTCTGGGTGGCTCCGCACACTCCGTCATGATCACCAATATTGCGCCAGAGTACAAGTACTATTTTGATACATTTACTGCACTGAACTTTGCCGCCAAATCCAAGCTGATTGTGAACAAGCCCTTCACCCGAGAAACTGTGGCTGTGCTGCCAG TGAAGCGGGCCAGAGAGGACCACGAGGCAGGGGGTTCTGGCACTgagccacagaagaagagacagaaagaggacaagaaaacagaacaatatGGTTCCTCACCTCACAG TCTTTCAGAACCGTCAGTGATGGACAGACTAATAGCTCTGGAGAAACAGATGATGAGCTGCAAGGACAAAGATAGAGTCAACATGCTGAAAGATGTGGCCCAATATCGCAAGGAGATCCAG gagctcaaagagaagcagagggagTTTGAGAGCAAGACCAAGCTACTGAGTCGGCTTGCAGGAGAAAAGTCCAGTACCAGTCAAGAGCCCAGCTTCAAGAAGAAGATGGCTCCTCTGGAAAGAGGGTCGTCGACTGCCTCAAAAGCCAACAAGCAGCAGGCTGTGGTCCAACCCCTCCAGG TGTCCCAGCAGCTTGCAGTCGTCAAAAAACAGTCCGTGTGCGtcaagaagaaggagaagaggctTTCAGACCAGGTTGAG cctccgGATGGTAAAGAGAACAAGATGCAGAATGGTTGGGAGTCCCAGCTTGACACATCGGTGCTGGAGCAGTCCAGGCAGAAGATCCTGCAGATCCTCAATACCGGATCCCTCAAAGACCTGAAAGGCCTGCAGCAGATCGGCGTCAAGAAGGCCAAACTCATCCTGGGCTGGAGGGAGATCCATGGCGACTTCACAAAG GTGGAAGATCTGATTAAAGTTGAGGGGATGACAGAAAAGAGATTTTCCACATTCATGAAG gcAAACATCCTGAGTGCCTTGGGAATGTGA
- the prrt2 gene encoding trafficking regulator of GLUT4 1 isoform X2 produces MAVNMMPAPAIWPGEEQPSLLDQEGSLSSQAPVSVPCPDVRGEQLIHSGSPDSTRPPRSKSKGELVIVINEKLKNSNGIHPAPADTASPVISSPPRRQHSISYPHHSKTRKGSRASSIGYTAFSPRPSLSRHSSIATNPPLDRTKVKDYLLLSVLACFCPVWPINIVGFVYSIMSKNSLEQGNLDGAVRLGRVAKMLSMVSLVGGTVIIIACIVNLAINVKT; encoded by the exons ATGGCTGTGAACATGATGCCAGCTCCCGCCATCTGGCCAGGGGAGGAACAACCGTCGCTGCTGGATCAGGAGGGCTCTCTGTCGAGCCAAGCCCCCGTCTCCGTGCCGTGCCCGGATGTCAGAGGTGAACAGCTCATCCACAGCGGCAGCCCGGACAGCACGAGACCCCCCCGCAGCAAATCCAAAGGAGAGCTAGTCATAGTCATCAACGAGAAACTGAAGAACA GTAACGGGATCCACCCGGCGCCCGCGGACACCGCCTCTCCtgtcatctcctctcctccgaGAAGACAACACTCCATCTCCTACCCCCATCACAGCAAGACCAGGAAGGGAAGCAGGGCGAGCTCCATCGGCTACACCGCCTTTTCGCCCAGGCCGTCGCTCTCTCGTCACTCCAGCATCGCCACCAACCCACCCTTGGACCGGACCAAGGTTAAAGACTACCTCCTCCTGTCCGTGCTGGCCTGCTTCTGCCCTGTCTGGCCTATCAACATTGTGGGATTTGTCTACTCAATCATG TCCAAGAACAGTCTCGAGCAGGGAAACCTGGATGGCGCAGTGCGTCTGGGACGTGTGGCCAAGATGCTCTCCATGGTGTCACTAGTAGGAGGGACGGTCATTATCATCGCCTGCATTGTCAACCTGGCCA taaATGTGAAAACCTGA
- the pagr1 gene encoding PAXIP1-associated glutamate-rich protein 1 isoform X1, with the protein MLFKSAEMQKRNRPEQIVTQSVAINAEGRMQAEATDSSLREGIEALGVKDTEKPAAGKEEEGTTEQQDTEMTAATEEDSATKEEKDGETDAVEGDVNKEEPKADAVVDGEEGKQAAEVDGEWELAYSDEEMEDPKNWMPPPAEIKRLYELLAKGEMLELNFVPLRRRPPTPEHTPSPERDDEEDEAEERERKERERKPPTPTEFDFDEEQMQATPKNAFINRRRTPGSSARSSVKREARLDKVLSDMKRHRKIEEHILRTGRDLFKTEKKLEEALSPNSQKEREKERERDSNPNTIFSPRQRRY; encoded by the exons ATGCTGTTTAAATCAGCGGAAATGCAAAAGCGTAACAGACCCGAGCAGATCGTCACACA ATCTGTTGCAATAAACGCAGAAGGAAGGATGCAGGCTGAGGCCACTGACTCGTCGCTGAGAGAGGGCATAGAGGCTCTGGGTGTGAAGGACACAGAAAAACCTGCCgcaggaaaagaggaagagggcaCCACAGAGCAACAGgacactgaaatgacagctgcaACAGAGGAGGACTCAGCAACCAAGGAAGAGAAAG atggagagacagatgCAGTGGAAGGAGACGTAAACAAGGAGGAACCTAAGGCTGATGCGGTGGTCGACGGTGAGGAGGGAAAGCAGGCAGCGGAAGTTGACGGTGAATGGGAGCTGGCGTACAGTGACGAGGAAATGGAGGACCCCAAAAACTGGATGCCTCCTCCTGCTGAGATCAAAAGACTCTATGAGCTCCTTGCTAAAGGGGAGATGCTGGAATTGAACTTTGTGCCCCTTCGTAGGAGGCCGCCTACCCCTGAACATACCCCCTCACCCGAAAGagatgatgaggaagatgaggcagaggaaagggagaggaaagagagggagcgcAA gccTCCAACTCCAACTGAGTTTGACTTTGATGAGGAGCAAATGCAAGCCACTCCAAAAAATGCCTTCATCAACAGACGCAGAACACCAG gATCCTCAGCTCGCTCCTCTGTCAAACGGGAAGCCCGGCTGGACAAAGTACTCTCGGACATGAAGCGCCACCGCAAAATTGAGGAGCACATCCTGCGCACGGGGCGAGATCTCTTCAAGACGGAGAAGAAGCTGGAGGAGGCCCTGTCTCCTAACAGTCAGAAGGAGcgggagaaggagagggaacGAGACAGCAACCCCAACACTATCTTCTCCCCGAGACAGAGGAGATACTGA